One window from the genome of Poecilia reticulata strain Guanapo linkage group LG9, Guppy_female_1.0+MT, whole genome shotgun sequence encodes:
- the grk5l gene encoding G protein-coupled receptor kinase 5, with protein sequence MRDTWMERLIEDGNNEDPGQRQQHDIMLEQVNKERLPAIVLPFGSAVAVRWVLQCGSQDVVFVSMAMRKSNFTLGAEAKWSRFNVFSPSYLCVCVCVCVATGGGGKRKGRSKKWKEILRFPHISQCAELGKIIERDYASICDKQPIGRLLFRLYCETKPNLQRCIQLLDATEDYEVTPDEKRKSRGEQIIKTFLSKQSPQRVDIAEVFAEQCRENLELSPCKEIFSDCRKAVHEYLSGAPYSDYQNSMYFDRFLQWKMLERQPITKDTFRQYRVLGKGGFGEVCACQVRATGKMYACKKLEKKRIKKRKGESMALNEKQILEKVNSRFVVSLAYAYETKDALCLVLTIMNGGDLKFHIYNMGTPGFDKDRVQFYAAQICCGLEHLHRESIVYRDLKPENILLDDNGHIRISDLGLAIKVPEGELIRGRVGTVGYMAPEVINNEKYAMSPDWWGLGCLVYEMTAGRSPFRARKERVKREEVERRVQEEEEEYNDKFTEDAKAICRMLLTKDPKQRLGCNADGAAGGKAHSFFKNINFKRMEAGIVDPPFVPDPRAVYCKDVLDIEQFSTVKGVNLDQTDNDFYSKFATGCVPIPWQNEMIETECFRDLNVFGPQGTRPPDLDWNQPPEPPRRSLLDRIFRRHHPDVSISNSRVQSSSVNSVDSMSNSAP encoded by the exons ATGAGGGATACGTGGATGGAGAGGCTCATTGAGGATGGTAATAATGAGGACCCCGGGCAGAGGCAGCAGCATGACATCATGCTGGAACAGGTCAACAAAGAGCGTCTTCCTGCTATAGTCCTCCCCTTCGGCTCAG ctgttgctgTACGCTGGGTTTTACAGTGCGGCTCTCAGGATGTGGTTTTCGTCTCGATGGCCATGCGAAAATCCAACTTTACGCTCGGGGCGGAGGCCAAGTGGAG tcgttttaatgttttttccccctcttatctatgtgtgtgtgtgtgtgtgtgtgtcgccaCAGGTGGAGGTGGAAAACGGAAAGGCAGGAGTAAAAAATGGAAGGAGATCCTTCGCTTTCCTCACATAAGCCAGTGTGCTGAACTGGGAAAAATCATCG AGAGGGATTATGCCAGCATCTGCGACAAGCAGCCTATTGGACGGCTTCTCTTTCGTCTTTACTGTGAGACCAAACCCAACTTGCAACGATGCATCCAGCTGCTGGACGCAACG gaagaCTATGAGGTTACACctgatgagaaaagaaaaagcagggGGGAGCAAATCATCAAGACCTTCCTTTCAAAACAA TCACCTCAGCGAGTAGACATAGCCGAGGTTTTTGCAGAGCAATGCAGAGAGAACCTGGAGCTCAGTCCATGTAAGGAGATCTTCAGCGACTGCCGCAA GGCGGTCCATGAGTACCTGAGTGGAGCTCCGTATTCAGACTATCAGAACAGCATGTACTTTGACCGCTTTCTTCAGTGGAAGATGCTGGAGAG GCAACCGATCACTAAAGACACATTCAGACAGTACCGGGTGCTGGGAAAGGGCGGATTTGGGGAG GTGTGCGCATGCCAGGTCAGAGCAACAGGGAAGATGTACGCCTGCAAGAAACTGGAGAAGAAGAGGATCAAGAAGAGGAAAGGAGAGTCCATGGCTCTGAACGAGAAGCAGATATTGGAGAAAGTCAACAGTCGGTTTGTT GTGAGCCTGGCGTACGCGTACGAGACCAAAGACGCACTGTGTCTGGTGCTGACCATCATGAACGGCGGCGACCTGAAGTTTCACATCTACAACATGGGCACGCCGGGCTTCGACAAAGACAGGGTCCAGTTTTACGCTGCTCAGATCTGCTGCGGACTCGAGCATTTGCACAGGGAATCTATTGTCTACAG AGATTTGAAACCAGAAAACATCTTATTAGATGATAATG GACACATTCGGATCTCTGACCTGGGGCTGGCCATCAAAGTGCCTGAAGGAGAACTCATCAGAGGCAGGGTGGGGACAGTAGGCTACATGG CTCCAGAGGTGATcaacaatgaaaaatatgcCATGAGCCCCGACTGGTGGGGACTGGGCTGCCTCGTTTATGAGATGACCGCGGGACGATCGCCCTTTCGTGCTCGGAAAGAGCGAGTGAAGCGGGAAGAAGTGGAGAGAAGggtgcaggaggaagaggaggagtacAACGACAAGTTTACAGAGGACGCGAAGGCGATCTGCAGAATG CTGCTCACCAAAGACCCCAAGCAGAGGCTTGGGTGTAACGCGGATGGAGCAGCGGGCGGCAAGGCCCACTCGTTCTTCAAAAACATCAACTTCAAGAGGATGGAGGCTGGAATTGTAGATCCTCCCTTCGTGCCTGAT CCTCGGGCCGTGTACTGTAAGGACGTTTTGGACATAGAGCAGTTCTCCACTGTCAAGGGAGTAAATTTGGACCAAACCGACAACGACTTCTACTCCAAATTTGCTACGGGTTGTGTTCCCATCCCATGGCAGAACGAG ATGATAGAAACGGAGTGTTTCAGAGACCTGAACGTGTTTGGGCCTCAAGGGACGAGACCTCCCGATCTGGACTGGAATCAGCCGCCGGAGCCACCCAGACGTAGCCTGCTGGACAGGATCTTCAGGAGGCAT CACCCAGACGTGTCCATCTCCAACAGCCGTGTGCAGTCTTCCAGTGTAAATTCTGTGGACTCCATGTCCAACTCTGCCCCCTAG